The Macaca thibetana thibetana isolate TM-01 chromosome 19, ASM2454274v1, whole genome shotgun sequence genome has a segment encoding these proteins:
- the LOC126942307 gene encoding olfactory receptor 10H3 produces the protein MPGQNYSTMSEFILFGFSAFPQQLLPVLFLLYLLMFLFTLLGNLLIMATIWIEHTLHTPMYLFLCALSISEILFTVAITPRMLADLLSTHRSITFVSCVSQMFFSFMFGFTHSFLLMVMGYDRYVAICHPLRYNVLMSPHDCARLVAWTWAGGSVMGMMVTMIVFHLTFCGSNVIHHFVCHVLSLLKLACGNKTSSVIMGVMLVCVTALIGCLFLIILSYVFIVAAILRIPSAEGRHKTFSTCVSHLTVVVVHYSFASLIYLKPKGLHSMYSDTLMATTYTVFTPFLSPIIFSLRNKELKNAIKKKFFRKFCPLSS, from the coding sequence ATGCCTGGTCAGAACTACAGCACCATGTCTGAATTTATCCTCTTTGGCTTCTCAGCCTTCCCCCAGCAGCTCCTGCCCGTCTTGTTCCTGCTGTACCTCCTGATGTTCCTGTTCACATTGCTGGGCAACCTTCTCATCATGGCCACAATCTGGATTgaacacacactccacacacccaTGTACCTCTTCTTGTGTGCCCTCTCCATCTCTGAGATTCTGTTCACTGTTGCCATCACCCCTCGCATGCTGGCTGATCTGCTCTCCACCCATCGTTCCATCACCTTTGTGTCTTGTGTCAGTCAGATGTTCTTCTCCTTCATGTTTGGCTTCACTCACTCCTTCCTTCTCATGGTCATGGGTTATGATCGTTACGTGGCCATCTGCCACCCACTGCGTTACAATGTGCTAATGAGCCCCCATGACTGTGCCCGTCTTGTGGCCTGGACCTGGGCTGGTGGCTCAGTCATGGGGATGATGGTGACAATGATAGTTTTTCACCTCACTTTCTGTGGGTCTAACGTGATCCATCATTTTGTCTGTCATGTACTTTCCCTCTTGAAGTTGGCCTGTGGGAACAAGACATCATCTGTCATCATGGGTGTGATGCTGGTGTGTGTCACAGCCCTGATAGGCTGTTTATTCCTCATCATCCTCTCCTATGTCTTCATTGTGGCTGCCATCTTGAGGATTCCCTCTGCTGAGGGCCGGCACAAGACTTTCTCCACATGTGTATCCCACCTCACTGTGGTGGTCGTGCACTATAGTTTTGCCTCCCTTATCTACCTCAAGCCCAAGGGCCTCCATTCTATGTACAGTGACACCTTGATGGCCACCACCTATACTGTCTTCACCCCCTTCCTTAGCCCAATCATTTTTAGCCTAAGGAACAAGGAGCTGAAGAAtgccataaaaaaaaagtttttcagaaagttctGCCCTCTAAGCTCCTAA